In the Syngnathus scovelli strain Florida chromosome 16, RoL_Ssco_1.2, whole genome shotgun sequence genome, one interval contains:
- the LOC125983139 gene encoding epidermal growth factor receptor kinase substrate 8-like protein 1, which yields MSARPPPVIPRKHSGVRVMPVPKRQAALDELPESADSHKENDAKFESNSASQVNEEREVEILNHCFDDIERFMLRLQQAADAQNILNQRKKRSRKSKKQSQEDDLITMKAVPPSQEEFVDLFQKIKYSFSLLDRLKSAITKPSAPELLHHIFFPLKLMIKTTGGPQLGGSVVCPALTTGAVSLLQEHLTAEEKRLWTELGPNWTSPCSELGVSVPPYSPVFLDGWQPQAFDSSGLPLEDPVESQHKRDSNVRSEQAAAGPVDEVEGNGLPPAGERNYYCTYDFVARNSSELSVLQGETMEVIESSKRWWKCRNRFDQIGFVPHNILEPLSALNNNSGGKTMMSPVLYEPLSPVGTSSSVMRPTARSQSMLSRSSTIHGENGDRVLIMNDEFLQRMAQKRASVSHPPLMTSRSLETSLALNYQSSASEVEAWLIAKGFNQQTVQSLGVLTGAQLFSLNKRELCEVSQGEGSRVYSHVMMQKVILEDARKVSELEKAMERQKLKIDMTE from the exons ATGTCGGCACGACCTCCTCCAGTGATCCCTCGGAAGCATTCGGGTGTCCGAGTCATGCCCGTCCCAAAACGGCAAGCTGCCTTGGATGAGCTCCCTGAAAGCGCCGATTCCCATAAAG AGAACGATGCCAAATTCGAGTCAAACTCTGCCTCACAAGTGAATGAAGAACGAGAAGTG GAAATTCTGAACCACTGCTTTGACGACATTGAGCGCTTCATGCTGCGTTTGCAGCAGGCAGCAGATGCGCAGAACATTCTCAACCAGAGGAAGAAAAGAAGCAGGAAGAGCAAGAAGCAAAGCCAAGAGG ATGATTTGATTACCATGAAAGCGGTTCCTCCGTCCCAAGAAGAATTTGTAGACCTCTTTCAGAAAATCAAATACTCCTTCAGTCTGCTG GATCGTCTCAAGTCAGCCATAACGAAACCCAGCGCACCAGAGTTGCTCCATCACATCTTTTTCCCACTGAAACTG ATGATAAAAACCACAGGGGGGCCACAATTAGGGGGGTCTGTGGTCTGTCCTGCATTGACCACTGGAGCTGTGTCGCTGCTCCAGGAGCATCTGACTGCGGAGGAAAAACGGCTCTGGACTGAGTTAGGCCCCAACTGGACTTCCCCCTG TTCCGAGCTCGGTGTGTCCGTCCCTCCTTACTCGCCCGTCTTCCTGGACGGATGGCAGCCGCAGGCGTTTGACTCGTCAGGTTTGCCTCTGGAAGATCCTGTTGAGTCGCAGCACAAACGAGACTCAAACGTGCGGAGTGAACAGGCGGCGGCAGGCCCCGTCGATGAAGT TGAAGGAAATGGACTTCCACCAGCAGGGGAGAGAAATTACTACTGCACATACGACTTTGTGGCAAGAAACAGCAGCGAGCTGTCGGTGCTGCAGGGAGAAACAATGGAG GTCATCGAGTCATCAAAGAGATGGTGGAAGTGTCGCAATCGCTTTGACCAGATAGGATTCGTTCCACATAATATCTTGGAACCGCTGTCGGCACTAAACAACAACAGCGGAGGAAAAACAATG ATGTCACCCGTTTTGTACGAACCGTTGAGTCCAGTTGGCACTTCTTCGAGCGTGATGAGGCCCACGGCGAGGTCTCAGAGCATGCTCTCGCGTTCTTCAACGATACATGGAGAAAATGGAGATCGAG tACTGATCATGAACGACGAGTTTCTCCAACGAATGGCGCAGAAAAGAGCCTCAGTCAGCCATCCTCCTCTCATGACGTCTCGCTCGTTGGAAACTTCTCTGGCGCTGAACTACCAATCTTCAGCGTCAGAGGTGGAGGCCTGGCTCATAGCAAAGGGCTTCAATCAGCA GACGGTGCAGAGTCTGGGCGTTTTAACCGGGGCGCAGCTTTTCTCCCTGAACAAGAGGGAACTCTGTGAAGTGTCTCAGGGTGAAGGAAGCAGAGTGTACAGTCATGTTATGATGCAGAAGGTCATTCTTGAG GATGCACGAAAGGTCTCCGAATTGGAGAAGGCCATGGAGAGGCAAAAGCTGAAGATTGACATGACGGAATGA
- the nme4 gene encoding nucleoside diphosphate kinase, mitochondrial, translating into MLLQRVMFLPLLSPWSRQTTRNVIARFPAVPLAHFRSNSSVANVKERTLIAVKPDGVQRRLVGQIIRRFERRGFKLVGLKMLQVSEELLSQHYCQLTQKPFYSSLVDYMTSGPVVAMVWEGHNVVQSSRVMVGPTNPAAAPAGTVRGDFSLHVSRNVVHASDSLEGAQREIELWFQGKDLVKWDCWDQTLTCE; encoded by the exons ATGTTGTTGCAACGAGTTATGTTCCTCCCACTGTTGTCTCCATGGAGCAGGCAAACTACCAGAAATGTGATTGCCCGCTTCCCCGCTGTGCCACTGGCTCACTTCCGGAGCAACTCCA GTGTGGCCAATGTGAAGGAGCGGACTCTCATTGCCGTCAAACCAGACGGCGTCCAGCGTCGTCTGGTGGGGCAGATCATCCGGCGTTTTGAACGGAGGGGCTTCAAGCTGGTGGGCCTGAAAATGCTGCAG GTGTCCGAGGAGCTGCTGTCTCAACACTACTGTCAGTTGACGCAGAAGCCTTTCTATTCCAGTCTGGTGGACTACATGACTTCTGGGCCTGTGGTTGCCATG GTGTGGGAAGGGCACAATGTGGTCCAGTCCTCTCGAGTGATGGTAGGACCCACCAACCCTGCTGCAGCCCCAGCAGGCACCGTTAGAGGAGATTTCAGCCTTCACGTCAGCAG GAATGTGGTCCATGCCAGCGATTCTCTGGAGGGAGCCCAAAGGGAGATTGAGCTCTGGTTCCAGGGGAAGGATCTTGTCAAGTGGGACTGCTGGGACCAGACGTTAACATGCGAGTGA